The window CGTTTTTTCAGCACCGACCGATGATGGATTCGAAAAAAAGATGAGCCACACCGTCATCCAATTCAATGGACATGAACGCCTGCTTGCAAAGGTAAAGGGCTATCTGCACGCCATGGACAAACTGATTCAAGACGGTGATCAGGCCATGGACCTGCTGATCAAGGCGCTGGATGTCGCCGATGATGAAACCAAACTGAAAATTGTTTTGCTGTTGGGTTCCATGGGCTCTGCCCGGGCCGTCTGGCCGCTCTATCGACTGATGACCGATTTGAACCAGAACGATACGATTCGGCACGCCGCCGCCTCCCAATTGAGCCTGGTGGGCGCCATGACCAAGGACCATGGCGCCCTGGTGGACAACCTCATCGCCGATCTGGGCTATCATCATGCGGCCGTGCGCGCCGCCGCCGCATTTGCCTTGGGATGGGAGGGAAATCAGCGGGCCGTGGGGCCCCTGGTCGACGCCCTCTGCGACGTGGATCCTGAGGTGCAGCAGGCCGCTGTCGGCGCCTTGGCCAATATCGGCGATGAGCGCCTTTTCGACGTTCTGGCCAATGCCATGTGGCGAAGCACCAAGGAGCAGCAACGCTGCATCTTGTATCACCTGAGCTGTTTTAAATCGCACCACAAAGAGGTGATCGAAATCTGTGCCCACTACCTGGGGCAGGGCGATGCCGACCTGCGTTACGATGCCTTGGTGGTGTTGGACTCGGTGTGTGGCACCCAAAAACCGCTGCACCTCTATCTGCAGTGCCTGGAAGATCCGGATCAAAGAATCCGAGAGCAGGCCCTGGTTTACCTGGCCGGCGCCGACAGGGGACAACTGAGACGAAAAAATATGGATCTATGTGTGCTTCCCCTGGTTCAGGATGCCTCTCCCGTCGTTCGACAGGCCGCTTTGCGGCTCCTTAACCACATCGGTCACGGCCCCGTGCCGGTATAGCCGCACCGACACGCGCATCCAAGCCTTGAATCAATCCGTCCGGGCCTGCTTTAGCCGGCCCGTTTCGGTTTTTATGTTCTATCGATAAACCTTGACAAACAGGAGCAGACGATGCCGCTGATGACCATCGACGATGCCGTCATCCACTATCGGTGGGATGGCCCCGACTCGGGACCGGTGGTGATGATGTCCCATTCCCTGGCTTCAGACATGGGTATGTGGGACCCACAGGTCGACCCCCTGGTCGCTTCCGGGTACCGCGTGTTACGCTACGACCATCGCGGCCACGGCCGATCGGCCGTGACGCCCGGCCCGTACACCATCGATCGGTTGACCGCAGACGCCGTGGCACTGATGGACGGATTGAAGCTGGACAGGGTCCATTTCGTGGGACTCTCCATGGGCGGCATGGTCGGTCAACGCCTGGGGGGCGCCCATGGCCACAGGCTAAACTCCTTGACCCTCAGCTCCACCTCGGCCCATATGCCGCCGCCCGATCTCTGGCAGGAACGGATTCAGGTGGTCGCCGACCAGGGCCTGTCCGCAGTGGCCGACGCCACTATCGAGCGCTGGTTCACCGCCACCGGTCAGGCCCGCCTGACCGAGGCGGTCCAACGGATTCGGGACGCCATTTTGGCCACAGCACCGGAGGGTTTTTCCGCCTGTTGTGCCGCAATTCGCGACATGGACCTGCGCGACGACCTCCGGTCGATTCGTGTCCCCACCTTGATTACAGTCGGCGAACACGACCAGGGCACACCGGTGGCTGCGGCACGGTTCATCCACGAGCGTATCGCCGGCTCACAGCTCACCATCATCGCCGATGCGGCCCACATGCTCAATATCGAGCAGGCCGAGGTGTTTAACCGGACGCTTCTCGGCTTTCTCGGCGTTGTGGCATAATCTTCAGTCCAACTACACCGCTCGCGGTTTCGATGGTCAAACAGAATCGAAACCGGGACCATCTCGCACATACAAGGAGGCAGAACCGCATGGAGCCCATCTGGATCGAGCAATGGCCATCGTTTATACCCAAGGAGATCACCTACCCCCGTGGACGCAAACCGGTTTTCGAGTATCTGCGGGACAATGCCCGGGAGTTCCCCGACCGTACCGCCATCGTCTTTTACGGCAAGGAGGTGACCTACGGCGAGCTGGACCGCATGTCCGAACAATTCGCCCATTATCTCATGGATGCCGGTTTCCAGAAAGGCGACCGCATCGCCCTGTTTCTGCCCAGCTGCCCCCAATATCACATCGCCCATTACGGTATCTGTAAGATGGGCGGCGTCATCGTGCCCTGCAGCCCGTTGTTCAAAGAGTGGGAGCTGGCCTACCAGCTGCGCGATACCGGGGCCAAGGCCATCGTCAGCCTCGACCTGCTCTACCCGGTGGTCGCAGCCGCGACCCTGGAGAGTGATCTGAAAACCGTTCTCGTCACCAGCCTGCACGATTTTCTGCCCCCGCAACCGACCATGAACCTGGCGCCCATGATGGCGGCCCCCAAGGCCACGATTCCCGATGCCACCGAGTTCATGGATATCTTCGCCCGCTATCCATCCGATCCGGTCAAGGTGACGGTGGAACTCGACGATCCGGTCCAGCTCCAGTTTACCGGCGGCACCACCGGGCTGCCCAAGGGCGCCATCCTGACCCACAGCGGCAAGCTCTTCAAGGTGGCCGCCCTGATGAGCGTCAAGGAGGGCAACCGGCAATATCTGAATCTTCCCGGTGAGTTCATGATCAGCCTGGCCATTCTGCCCACCTTCCATATCGCCGGCATGCTGGGTGCCGTGGATACCATGATCGCCATGGGCGATACCCAGATCCTGATGCTGATGTTCGATCCCGTCGCCGCCATGCAGGCCATCGAAAGATACAAGGTGCAATTCTTCCAGGCGGCGGTGCCCATGAACATGGCCATCATGGGGCATCCCGATCGACCCCAATACGACTTGTCTTCCCTGCGGCTCTGCCTCACCACCAGTTTCGGCATTCAGTTGACCGAAGCGATTGCCAAACGGTGGGCCGACGATACCGGCGGCTGTCTGTTGGCGGAGGCGGCCTATGGTTTGACGGAAACCCACACCTTCGACACCTTCATGCCCATCGACAAACCCAAATTTGCAGCCGGTTGCCAGGGAATTCCCATACCCGGGCAGCAGATCAAGATCGTCTCCTGGGAAGATCGCGCCAAAGAGGTGCCCGTAGGTGAGATGGGAGAGATTGTGATCAAGAACCCTGCCGTTCTCAAGGGATACTGGAACAAGCCGGAAGAAACCCGGGAGGCGCTCGTCGACGGATGG is drawn from Desulfatitalea tepidiphila and contains these coding sequences:
- a CDS encoding AMP-binding protein, coding for MEPIWIEQWPSFIPKEITYPRGRKPVFEYLRDNAREFPDRTAIVFYGKEVTYGELDRMSEQFAHYLMDAGFQKGDRIALFLPSCPQYHIAHYGICKMGGVIVPCSPLFKEWELAYQLRDTGAKAIVSLDLLYPVVAAATLESDLKTVLVTSLHDFLPPQPTMNLAPMMAAPKATIPDATEFMDIFARYPSDPVKVTVELDDPVQLQFTGGTTGLPKGAILTHSGKLFKVAALMSVKEGNRQYLNLPGEFMISLAILPTFHIAGMLGAVDTMIAMGDTQILMLMFDPVAAMQAIERYKVQFFQAAVPMNMAIMGHPDRPQYDLSSLRLCLTTSFGIQLTEAIAKRWADDTGGCLLAEAAYGLTETHTFDTFMPIDKPKFAAGCQGIPIPGQQIKIVSWEDRAKEVPVGEMGEIVIKNPAVLKGYWNKPEETREALVDGWVYTGDMGKFDDDGFLYFLGRKKEMIKVSGFSVFPEEVETFLLTHEAVDKVAVIGAPDPKKGEVIKAFVVPKPQFKGKISADEIIAWAKPRISSYKVPQAVDFRDELPMSGVGKVLRRVLVEEEQNKK
- the pcaD gene encoding 3-oxoadipate enol-lactonase — its product is MPLMTIDDAVIHYRWDGPDSGPVVMMSHSLASDMGMWDPQVDPLVASGYRVLRYDHRGHGRSAVTPGPYTIDRLTADAVALMDGLKLDRVHFVGLSMGGMVGQRLGGAHGHRLNSLTLSSTSAHMPPPDLWQERIQVVADQGLSAVADATIERWFTATGQARLTEAVQRIRDAILATAPEGFSACCAAIRDMDLRDDLRSIRVPTLITVGEHDQGTPVAAARFIHERIAGSQLTIIADAAHMLNIEQAEVFNRTLLGFLGVVA
- a CDS encoding HEAT repeat domain-containing protein — its product is MSHTVIQFNGHERLLAKVKGYLHAMDKLIQDGDQAMDLLIKALDVADDETKLKIVLLLGSMGSARAVWPLYRLMTDLNQNDTIRHAAASQLSLVGAMTKDHGALVDNLIADLGYHHAAVRAAAAFALGWEGNQRAVGPLVDALCDVDPEVQQAAVGALANIGDERLFDVLANAMWRSTKEQQRCILYHLSCFKSHHKEVIEICAHYLGQGDADLRYDALVVLDSVCGTQKPLHLYLQCLEDPDQRIREQALVYLAGADRGQLRRKNMDLCVLPLVQDASPVVRQAALRLLNHIGHGPVPV